In Granulicella mallensis MP5ACTX8, the sequence TAGTTGTTCGGAGCGAGCTGCGCTTCGATGCCGGGCACAGAAAGGAAACGTCCGATTCGGATATTCAGTCCATCCTTCACCGGGAAGTACAGATCGGCATACTCCAACACGGGGTCGAAGCCATAGCGGCGATTCTTCTGCAGCAACTGCTGGCTGAGGTAGTCCTTCGCCGTGGTGAAACGATAGTCGATGCCGTAGAACGCCGTGAGGTGATAACCGAAGTCGAAGTGTGTCGTCTGCACCGTATTCGGCAGGCGCTCGAGGTAGACCACCGCCTGGTTGAGCTCGATGCGGTTGGGGAAGATGTCGTACGTAACGGGAAAGTTATTCGTGCCCGACGTGCTGACATTGAAGCTTGGCGCGGCCCAGCCATAGATCTTGGTACGGCTGTTCTGCAGCTTGAGCGCGGTCATCAGCGGATAGACGTTGCCGTCAGGAGCACCGATGTCCGGCGAGCCGCCGTAACCCCAGTCCGTATTTGGGAACGGCGAGGAGTCGAGTGGCGCTTCGAGGGCGCGGCGCGCTGGTGCTGGGCCGGAGGGCAGTTTTCCTGTCCAGTCATCGACATAGAAGCGGCCTAGCCGCTGAAAGAAGTTGCCGCTTTGCAGCTCAGCCTGGTGCTGGGCAGCGGTATCGGCGGCTGCCTGCAGAAGGGCCGCTGAAGCAGTAGCATACGGCTGAAGATTCCCCTCGGGAATCTCCGTGGCGTGTGCGTAAGGAATAACACTAAAAGCAAGTAGGGCGGTTACAAAAACGAGTTTTGTGAATCGCGGGGCCGGGTCTCTCATACCTCTCCGATGACGACTGCAGCCCAAAGCGTTCGGGTGCAGATGCGCCATCGATAAGGGTAGTCACAGACACATAAAGAAAAGCTAAAGGATTGATAAAGAATATTTAGAGGCTGGCTGGTATCGGGCGGGCCGGAATTACATCTCTGTATCCCGGCCCACCCGATACCAACCGCTCTTTCTTCTACAAGTGCTCCTTAGAACTCAAGCCGGAGAGCGACCTGGCCTGTACGGTTGCCGGCATTTTCTGCCGTCTGTTGTGCGTTCAATACACCAAACTGAAGTGGTTCGCTGATGTTCGTCACTGGTGGTGCGAAGTTGGTGTGGTTCAGGATGTTGGTGAAGGTCGACTCGAAGCGAAGATGCAAATTATTCCGAATCTCGAAGACCTTAGCCAGGCCTGCGCTCACTGCAATGGTGCCGGGCCCTTCGAGGCTTCCAACACCTGCATTACCGATGCGTGCCGCACCTACTGGTGTTGGGGCAAAGGCGCAGAGGTTGAATAACGTTCCGGGCGTCGGCGTGCAGCTTGGATTCGCCGCAATCACACCCATTTGACGAGGATTGCCAACCCGGTCAGGACGGACGATCGAACCATCTCCAGAAGGATCCGTATTGGTCTGATCGTGGTTGACGCTGTCCGTCGGTGTCAAATAGGGTCCCGTTTCC encodes:
- a CDS encoding outer membrane beta-barrel protein, giving the protein MRDPAPRFTKLVFVTALLAFSVIPYAHATEIPEGNLQPYATASAALLQAAADTAAQHQAELQSGNFFQRLGRFYVDDWTGKLPSGPAPARRALEAPLDSSPFPNTDWGYGGSPDIGAPDGNVYPLMTALKLQNSRTKIYGWAAPSFNVSTSGTNNFPVTYDIFPNRIELNQAVVYLERLPNTVQTTHFDFGYHLTAFYGIDYRFTTAKDYLSQQLLQKNRRYGFDPVLEYADLYFPVKDGLNIRIGRFLSVPGIEAQLAPNNYNMTHSLLYSIDPFTDTGIIGTLKLNKQWIVQLGLSAGHDVAPWSDDRKPSVIACLDYSTSSNHDNFYACANGINDGKYAYNNLQDYDGTWYHKFNAKWHMATEAWYMYEREVPNVAGNVANPAPTELGANGAFCAPNEPSCNAPEYAVVNYINREVNSKLMFGFRSDFLDDKKGQRTGIAGKYTENTLYATKYIGSTIMLRPEIRFDHSWDRLGYNNGTARNQFFAGMDVIYKF